The segment TCCTAATGATTGTTGAACGTATAAAAAGAGAAGAGCCATGGGAACAAAAAAGAATTTCGTGCTTGACACAAATGTCATCCTACATGATTACAAGTGTATAGAGAATTTTCAGGAAAACGATATTTATCTGCCGATTGTCGTACTGGAAGAGTTGGACCGCTTCAAGAAAGGGAGCGAGCAAATCAATTATAATGCGCGTGAGTTTGTGCGCGAACTGGATCTGATCATCACCAACGATCTGTTTACCAAAGGCGCTTCATTAGGGCCGAATTTGGGAATGCTGCATGTAGTGACGGGCGATCCGTATCAGGATGCCGTGGCAAAGGCCTTTTCTGAGAAGACAGCCGACCATCGTATCCTGTCGTGTACGCTCTTCGTGGCGCAGCAGTATCCGGATATGCAGACTATCCTGGTGACAAAGGATGTCAATCTGCGTATGAAGGCCCGCTCGTTGGGTATTAAGGTAGAAGATTACATCACCGACAAGGTGACAAACGTGGATATCTTCGAGCGCTCGCAAGAAACGTATGAGGGTATTGATCCGGAACTGATTGACCGTATTTATGCGAACCCGGCAGGTATTGATGCCGACGAGCTCGACTTGAGTGCCAAGTTGTCGGCCAACGACTGCTTTATCTTGAAGAGCGAGCGCAACTCGGTGTTGGCACGCTTCAATCCGTTCTCGCATAAGATCAAACGGGTTGACAAGAGTACGAACTACGGTATCCAGCCGCGGAATGCCGAGCAGAGCTTTGCCTTCGAAGTACTGAATGATCCGGAAATCAAGTTGGTGGCTCTTACGGGAAAAGCCGGAACAGGAAAGACCTTGTTGGCTTTGGCATCAGCACTGAAGCAGGCCGATCTGTATAAGCAGGTTCTGTTGGCCCGTCCGATTGTAGCTCTTGCCAATAAAGACTTGGGATTCTTGCCGGGCGACGAGAAACAGAAAGTAGCTCCGTATATGCAACCCTTGTTTGATAACCTGAATGTGATTAAAGGACAGATTCCGGTGAATGGCGCTGAAGCCCGCCGTCTCGACGAGATGCAGAAGAGCAATCAGCTGGTGATCGAAGCCTTGGCCTTTATCCGCGGACGAAGTCTTTCGGAAACCTACTTCATCGTGGATGAAGCCCAGAACCTGACGCCGCACGAGATCAAGACGATCATCACGCGTGCCGGCGAAGGAACGAAGATGGTCTTCACCGGTGATATCCAGCAGATCGACTCTCCGTATCTGGATGCGCAGAGTAACGGATTGGCGTATATGGTTGACAAGATGAAAGGGCAGGACCTGTTCGCTCACATCAATCTGGTGAAAGGCGAACGCAGTCAGTTGTCGGAACTGGCTTCTAATTTGTTATGATGAATAAAAGGCGATGTACGGACGGGCAGTATGGACTGCTGGCGGATTTTGTGTACTTTTGCCGAGAAATTAGCCTATAATAAGTTGTATGAAAACAGACATTGAAATAGCAAGAGAGACTCCTCTGAAGAAGATCAAGGAAGTGGCGACTCAGTTGGGAATCCCACGGGAAGAAGTGCAGAACTATGGTAAATACATGGCGAAGATTCCGATTCACCTGATTGATGATGCCCGGGTGAAGGAACATAACCTGATCTTAGTCACTGCCATCACACCGAACAAGGCGGGTGTAGGAAAAACAACCGTCTCGATCGGTCTGGCCCTGGCCTTGAACCGGCTGGGTAAAAAGGCCGTAGTCGCGCTGCGCGAGCCTTCGTTAGGACCGTGTTTCGGTATGAAGGGCGGAGCGGCCGGCGGCGGTTATTCGCAGGTATTGCCGATGGAGAATATTAACCTGCATTTTACGGGTGATTTCCATGCGGTGACGTCGGCTCATAACATGATCACGGCGTTGCTCGATAATTATATTTATCAGAACCGCAACAGTTGTATCGGACTGAAGGAAATCAAGTGGAAGCGTGTGCTCGACGTAAACGACCGCAGCCTGCGTAACGTGGTTACCGGACTGGGCGGAAGTGCGAACGGTGTCCCGACGGAAACCGGTTTTGACATTACGCCGGCCTCCGAAATCATGGCAATCCTGTGTCTGGCTTCGGATATTGATGACCTGAAGCGCCGCATCGGGAATATTCTGTTAGGTTACACCTACGAGAACAAGCCTTTCACGGTGCGCGACCTGGGTGTGGCTGGAGCTATTACTGTCTTGCTGAAAGATGCCTTACTGCCGAACCTGGTGCAGACGACAGAGAACACGGCAGCTTTTGTTCACGGCGGTCCGTTTGCCAACATCGCTCATGGCTGTAATTCGGTCTTGGCGACGAAGATGGGACTGACGTTTGGTGATTATACAATTACTGAAGCTGGTTTCGGTGCCGACTTGGGTGCGGAGAAATTCTTCAATATCAAATGCCGGAAAGCCGGTCTGTCGCCCAAAGTGACGGTGATCGTGGCAACGGCACAGAGCCTGAAGTTACACGGCGGTGTGCCTGAAGCCGACATCAAGCAGCAGAATCTGGAAGGCCTGAAGAATGGACTGAAGAACTTAGACCGGCATATCGACAATCTGCAAGGCTTCGGTCAGCAGGTAATCGTGACATTCAACCGCTTTGCAACCGATACCGACGAAGAGATTGCGTTGGTGGCCGAGCATTGCCGGGAAAAAGGTGTGGGCTTTGCCCTCAATACGGTCTTTGCTGAAGGTGGAAAGGGCGGAGAAGAGCTGGCCCGTCTGGTGATCGATACGATAGAACAGCATCCTTCGGCTCCATTGAAGTTCACTTATGAAGATTCGGATTCGGTCCGTACCAAGATCGAGAAAGTAGCTAAAGGTATTTATCGGGCTGGCATGGTGACTTATACGACATTGGCCGAGAAGAAGATGAAACAGATCGATGAACTGGGCATCAGTCATTACCCGATCTGTATTGCCAAGACGCAGTATTCATTCTCATCGGATCCGAAAGCCTATGGCGATGTGAAAGACTTCGAGTTGAAAGTACGTGATGTCGTCATCAACAACGGAGCCGAGATGATTGTCGTCATTATGGGTGAAATCATGCGTATGCCGGGTTTGCCTAAAGAACCGCAGGCCAAGCATATTGATCTGGTAAATGGTCTGATTGAAGGTTTGAGTTAAGTCAGACCTGTTGTTTTGAGATAGCATAAGCGCAGAGGCGCGGAAGCACGGTGAGTTGTATCAAGCAGCTGTGTTTTCGCGCCTCTGTCATGTTTTATGAATTCTGTGGTTTGCGTGACGGGCGTTTGTGGCCTCGTGAAGATGTATTTCTGCTTTTCTGTGTCCGGCCTTTCTTCCGGGTTCGGGTTTCGGGTTTGTATTCAGGTGTTTCACCGAACGACGGATCGATTGGGATTTTGTAGACTTCCTTGCCCAAGAAATCTTCAATACGCTTGAATCCGGTCTGTTCTTCTGGCGAAACAAAGGTGATGGCCAAACCTTCTCCGTTTGTGCCGCGTGCGGTACGGCCGATGCGGTGTACATAATCTTCAGGATCATGTGGAATATCGAAGTTTACTACCAGGCGGATATCATTGATATCGATGCCTCGTGCGACGACATCTGTCGCCACCAGGATATCAATCTTTCCGTTCTTGAAGTCTTTCATTACTTCTTCGCGCTGCGACTGCTCGAGATCGGAATGCATCTCTGCCACATTGAACTTCATCCGCCGCAAGGTATTCGTCAGTTCTTTCACCTTGACCTTGGCCGAAGCGAAGATGATCACACGCTGCGGGCGAGCCTTGCTGAAGAGATCTTCCAGAATCTTGATCTTCTGCGTGTCATAGCAGATATAAGCCGTCTGCAAGATGGTCTCCGGCGGACGGGAAATAGCCAGTTGTATTTCTTCCGGATTCTTCAGAATGGTTTCGGCCAGCGTCCGGATTTTGGGCGGCATGGTTGCCGAAAACATAATAATCTGGCAGGAAGCCGGCAGCTGCTTGTATATTTGCATGATGTCGTCGTAAAAGCCCATATCAAGCATGCGGTCGGCTTCGTCGAGAACGAAGTAGGAGACTTGCGAGAGATCGACCGTGCCGAGCTTGATGTACGACAGCAGTCGTCCGGGAGTTGCAATCACAATGTCGGCGCCCATTTCAAGTCCGCGGCGCTGCTGTTCCCAGGCAACGCCGTCTGTTCCGCCATAAATAGCGACAGCCGAAATGGGAACAAAATAGGTAAAACCCGCAATCTGCTGGTCGATTTGTTGGGCTAACTCGCGAGTCGGCGCCATGATAATGGCATTGACTGCATTGTCGGGGAAACCGCCTTTACTCAGTTCGTTGATGATGGGCAACACATAGGCGGCTGTCTTTCCTGTGCCGGTCTGTGCACAGGCTATAATATCTTTTTTAGCTAAAATAACAGGAATCGTCTGTTCTTGTACCGGAGTCGCCTCTTCAAAGTTCATGGCATCCAGTCCGTCCAGAATCGCATCTTCTAAGTTTAATTCGTCAAATCTCATGTCTGTTCTTAAATGCGGTTCAAAGATACATCTTTTATTTCTTATTGTAATATTGGTTATAGATTTTCTTGTATGTTCCGTCGGCTTTCAGCCGTTCCAGCCAGCAGTTGAGGCTGTCGCGCAGAAACGGTGAATCACTGCGCATGACCCACGACTCCAGCTGTGTAAAGCTGATGTCGGTCTGGATGTCGATTTCAGGATATTGATTAAGCAGCTGTTCGGCATTCTGCTGGTTGCAGACGGCAAAGTCGATGTCGCCTTTGGCTACCTGAATGATGAGCTGCTCGTCTGAATACAGTTCGTCTTCATGTACATAAATCGTATCACCAATTTCATGTTCAAGGTTGCGTAAGCGTAGTAAAGCCGGTGAGTTTTTGGGCAGATACAGTGTCTTTTTCCCTAAATGCAGCTGGTTTCTGATAGGTTGGATGCCATGATTGGCTTTGGCTGTACGCTGCACCAAGACCTGACGGTTCAGGATGATTGGTTCGGTAAACAGATAATGTTCCTTGATTTCCGTAGTAATGGGAATGTTGCGGGCTATGACATCGACGGCCTGACGGTTGAGCAAGTCGAAGCTCTTGTCGAGTGTCATCTCGAGTTGCATCTGTACTTCCAGTCCGGAGACGCGGGCGATGGCCTGACACAGCTCATACTGGAAGCCGAGGATCGTATCGCCGTCTACGAAATAACCGGTCGGATTATACTCTGTCACCACGCGCAAGACGCCTTCCTGGCTGATCTCCGGATAATCGCGCGGAGACAGCGGCTGCTTTTGCTGCCGATAAGACCACAAGTTCATCATCGTCACAACGACGAGCACAAGAAGGATAACATACACTAGTAGGATTTTTCGTGTCTTTTTCATCTTGATCAATTATTGAACCGTACGGCAACGCCCATCTTCAATACCATCGGATTCAGCGGATAATGCGCCAGCGAGAAATAATTCGGAGCGACGAACTTACTGCTCAGGTTATAAGCCGTGACGAAGAAGCGTGCCTGCTTCAGGTGGAAATTGACATAGGCATTGATGAGCGGATAATTGCCCACCTTTACTTCGTCCTGCACCTGGAACTGCTGGGTAGCCGCTTCATAATACGGAGCATAATAGGCCGTGTTGTAGTGCATATCGGCTCCGATCTGGACACTCAGCACTTTCGCCAGCTTGAACTTCAGGTACAAGTTGGTGTACACACTCAGGTCGGGCAGCGGAAGCACACTCTGGTCGCTGCTGATCTGATAGGCAAGTTCGTTTTCCCAGCCCAAAGCCCGGAAATGAAAGTCCTGTTTGAGGCGGGCCGTAATCACCTGGATGTTGCTGTCGTGCTGTTCGGGCTCGCCATTCTTACCGAAGTAAACATAATTCTGGATACTTTCAACACCGGCCGAGATGCGTGTCTCGGTCGAAGCTAGGTTGATTTCGCCACCGGCATAAAACTGCTGGATGTTATTGAAGTCTTTGTCCCACCAGAAATAGCGCGAATGATAATGACGCTGGAAGAATGCCGGCGTGGTATTCTTGATATATGCGTTAGCCTTGATATAAGCGTCTTTCTTGAAGAGCTTGAATGATGTCTGCAATTCTCCATTGGCCCGGAATTCACCTACGTCGTCACCGATCACACAGAGTTCACCGCGGGCATTATAGGTGAGAAGCTGGCCTTGCCGCTTGTATAACTCCGCTCCGATGAAGGTCGAGAACTCATCGTAGGTCGCGATGTTGGCACCCTGGATGAAAGGAGGGGAGAATGAATTCAGGTTTGAATTGCCTTCCTGTGTATAATCCCGCTTGCCGTCCTGCATCTGATAACGGCGTTTCTCGAAGTCGATGAAAGCCGTCAGTCCGAACTTCACCCAGTTCTGGAAACCTTCGCGCAGGGAAAGGGCGAAGGTGTTCTTCATCTGCCAGTAATAATAGAGGTCGTTGAGGTTCTCGTCGTAGTTAAGCGGCAAACCCTGGTTGTAGAGCGTATCAATACCTGTACTGTTGGGTGCTGTGAACTGGCGGTTCATGTCTTCATACTGGAATGTATGGATGATGCTCGAGACCGGCACGAACACTTCTTTGGCATAGCCTTCTTCGTCGGTCTCGTCTAAGGTGCGCATGAAGCCCAGGTTATAACGGTGTGTCAGGAAAAACTCTTTTCCCTGGATGCGGTTGAACACATCGGTGTATTTAACCGGATAGTCTTTCGGAACGATCTGCTTTTTCCCTTCTGCATAATCGTCTGGATTCGTCAGGACAGCATCATTCGTCAGACCGCCGTTTTCGTGCGTTACATAGTTGAGTCCTCTGAAGTAGGCATTCAGTTCATAGCGGTCGGAACGGTAACTGCCGAACACCCGGTAATTGACCAGCTTGTTTCCGTTGGAATTATATTGACCGCGGCCATAGATATAGTCGAAGTCGCCACCGACATTGATTTTCTTCCCGAAGTTGATGGCGATGGTGCCGACCAGCTGCTCCTCCTTGTTGGTACTGCTTCCGCCTGTTGTGTACATGACATCGGTGAAAGGCGTTTTGGTATCATAGAAACGGGCGTTTTCGGGTGTTGTGATATAATAATCGTAGGCATCGGCAAAGATAAAGTCGCGTGCTTCCTTCCGTTCGGTGAAGATACGCGTCTGCGCTGCCGATCCGAGGTTTGCCAAATAGCCGATTGCCAATCCTTTCCCTTCTACCAAAGTACTGTTGGCCGTATTGAGGATACTTGTATCCATAGGCGCCATATAAGCGTCACCCAACAACGGCGTGAGCCGGTAGGCAATGACTTTCTTGCTCTTGAGTTCGGTGCTGTCGGCTATCAGCAGACTGTCCGGAACCTTATTGCTTCCTTTGGATAAGTTCGATAGGGAAAATCCACCTTTGCCTCCTCGCGGAGCCTGCGCAAGAAGACACGTGGGAATAAGAGTTAATATGAATAAATACAAACTGCGTTTCATCGGGGCAAAGATATAAAAAAGGCGTTTCTCTCGAAAGAAACGCCTTATCTTTATCATTTTTTGTCGAAGTCAGACTTTCTGAATGATCTCCATGCCTTTGCGGATAGCGGCTTCGTTCATCGGGATCAGGTTATGATGCCGTTCGGGAAGTGATTTCTTAAGGCCCAACAGTACATTTTCCATCTTCACCATCGGAACCACTTTCAGCAGTCCGCCCAAGATCAGCATATTGAAGGCCTTGGCA is part of the Parabacteroides sp. AD58 genome and harbors:
- a CDS encoding transporter substrate-binding domain-containing protein; amino-acid sequence: MKKTRKILLVYVILLVLVVVTMMNLWSYRQQKQPLSPRDYPEISQEGVLRVVTEYNPTGYFVDGDTILGFQYELCQAIARVSGLEVQMQLEMTLDKSFDLLNRQAVDVIARNIPITTEIKEHYLFTEPIILNRQVLVQRTAKANHGIQPIRNQLHLGKKTLYLPKNSPALLRLRNLEHEIGDTIYVHEDELYSDEQLIIQVAKGDIDFAVCNQQNAEQLLNQYPEIDIQTDISFTQLESWVMRSDSPFLRDSLNCWLERLKADGTYKKIYNQYYNKK
- a CDS encoding formate--tetrahydrofolate ligase, with product MKTDIEIARETPLKKIKEVATQLGIPREEVQNYGKYMAKIPIHLIDDARVKEHNLILVTAITPNKAGVGKTTVSIGLALALNRLGKKAVVALREPSLGPCFGMKGGAAGGGYSQVLPMENINLHFTGDFHAVTSAHNMITALLDNYIYQNRNSCIGLKEIKWKRVLDVNDRSLRNVVTGLGGSANGVPTETGFDITPASEIMAILCLASDIDDLKRRIGNILLGYTYENKPFTVRDLGVAGAITVLLKDALLPNLVQTTENTAAFVHGGPFANIAHGCNSVLATKMGLTFGDYTITEAGFGADLGAEKFFNIKCRKAGLSPKVTVIVATAQSLKLHGGVPEADIKQQNLEGLKNGLKNLDRHIDNLQGFGQQVIVTFNRFATDTDEEIALVAEHCREKGVGFALNTVFAEGGKGGEELARLVIDTIEQHPSAPLKFTYEDSDSVRTKIEKVAKGIYRAGMVTYTTLAEKKMKQIDELGISHYPICIAKTQYSFSSDPKAYGDVKDFELKVRDVVINNGAEMIVVIMGEIMRMPGLPKEPQAKHIDLVNGLIEGLS
- a CDS encoding DEAD/DEAH box helicase translates to MRFDELNLEDAILDGLDAMNFEEATPVQEQTIPVILAKKDIIACAQTGTGKTAAYVLPIINELSKGGFPDNAVNAIIMAPTRELAQQIDQQIAGFTYFVPISAVAIYGGTDGVAWEQQRRGLEMGADIVIATPGRLLSYIKLGTVDLSQVSYFVLDEADRMLDMGFYDDIMQIYKQLPASCQIIMFSATMPPKIRTLAETILKNPEEIQLAISRPPETILQTAYICYDTQKIKILEDLFSKARPQRVIIFASAKVKVKELTNTLRRMKFNVAEMHSDLEQSQREEVMKDFKNGKIDILVATDVVARGIDINDIRLVVNFDIPHDPEDYVHRIGRTARGTNGEGLAITFVSPEEQTGFKRIEDFLGKEVYKIPIDPSFGETPEYKPETRTRKKGRTQKSRNTSSRGHKRPSRKPQNS
- a CDS encoding PhoH family protein produces the protein MGTKKNFVLDTNVILHDYKCIENFQENDIYLPIVVLEELDRFKKGSEQINYNAREFVRELDLIITNDLFTKGASLGPNLGMLHVVTGDPYQDAVAKAFSEKTADHRILSCTLFVAQQYPDMQTILVTKDVNLRMKARSLGIKVEDYITDKVTNVDIFERSQETYEGIDPELIDRIYANPAGIDADELDLSAKLSANDCFILKSERNSVLARFNPFSHKIKRVDKSTNYGIQPRNAEQSFAFEVLNDPEIKLVALTGKAGTGKTLLALASALKQADLYKQVLLARPIVALANKDLGFLPGDEKQKVAPYMQPLFDNLNVIKGQIPVNGAEARRLDEMQKSNQLVIEALAFIRGRSLSETYFIVDEAQNLTPHEIKTIITRAGEGTKMVFTGDIQQIDSPYLDAQSNGLAYMVDKMKGQDLFAHINLVKGERSQLSELASNLL
- a CDS encoding putative porin, whose translation is MKRSLYLFILTLIPTCLLAQAPRGGKGGFSLSNLSKGSNKVPDSLLIADSTELKSKKVIAYRLTPLLGDAYMAPMDTSILNTANSTLVEGKGLAIGYLANLGSAAQTRIFTERKEARDFIFADAYDYYITTPENARFYDTKTPFTDVMYTTGGSSTNKEEQLVGTIAINFGKKINVGGDFDYIYGRGQYNSNGNKLVNYRVFGSYRSDRYELNAYFRGLNYVTHENGGLTNDAVLTNPDDYAEGKKQIVPKDYPVKYTDVFNRIQGKEFFLTHRYNLGFMRTLDETDEEGYAKEVFVPVSSIIHTFQYEDMNRQFTAPNSTGIDTLYNQGLPLNYDENLNDLYYYWQMKNTFALSLREGFQNWVKFGLTAFIDFEKRRYQMQDGKRDYTQEGNSNLNSFSPPFIQGANIATYDEFSTFIGAELYKRQGQLLTYNARGELCVIGDDVGEFRANGELQTSFKLFKKDAYIKANAYIKNTTPAFFQRHYHSRYFWWDKDFNNIQQFYAGGEINLASTETRISAGVESIQNYVYFGKNGEPEQHDSNIQVITARLKQDFHFRALGWENELAYQISSDQSVLPLPDLSVYTNLYLKFKLAKVLSVQIGADMHYNTAYYAPYYEAATQQFQVQDEVKVGNYPLINAYVNFHLKQARFFVTAYNLSSKFVAPNYFSLAHYPLNPMVLKMGVAVRFNN